In one window of Nakamurella alba DNA:
- the rho gene encoding transcription termination factor Rho, whose translation MSETTEQAGTTTSTRARRSGGEGLSGQTLPELKAMASQLGIKGTSALRKGDLIAAITSHQSGQSAPSAKAGSNGSRREQAEAPAAPVVAAAPAVEAPAAQDSRSNGHGELSLPLDLPERERPARRRSTRAGGAAEPAPINIPAIELPPPPPPGGSAAQHDRNDRGSADGDRSEQGSSDDGRQQDGDGRGSRRNRRGRRDRGDRDVRAEGPDGGDSPSGDQGRDQNRQGRDQGGQGGQNRDGNRDQNRDQNRDQGGNRDQNRDRGQNSNRDDLDEEGGRRGRRYRDRNRRGRDRFSDTPDTEIRDDDVLVPVAGIVDVLDSYAFIRTSGYLSGPNDVYVSLSQVRKNGLRRGDAVTGAVRAPREGEAQRQKFNALVRLDTVNGLDPEAARHRPEFTKLTPLYPNERLRLETEAHILTTRVIDLVMPVGKGQRALIVSPPKAGKTSVLQSIANAITTNNPECHLMVVLVDERPEEVTDMQRSVKGEVIASTFDRPPADHTMVAELSIERAKRLVEMGKDVVVLLDSITRLGRAYNLAAPASGRILSGGVDSTALFPPKRFLGAARNIENGGSLTIFASALVETGSAGDTVIFEEFKGTGNAELKLDRKLADKRIFPAIDVDQSSTRKEDLLLSPDELAIVVKLRRVLAALDTQQALELVLDRLRKSRSNVEFLMQIAKNTPGGADH comes from the coding sequence GTGAGCGAAACCACGGAGCAGGCCGGCACCACGACCTCCACCCGCGCCCGCCGCAGCGGCGGCGAGGGCCTGTCGGGTCAGACCCTGCCCGAGCTCAAGGCGATGGCGAGCCAACTCGGCATCAAGGGCACCTCCGCCCTCCGCAAGGGCGACCTCATCGCCGCCATCACCAGCCACCAGTCCGGCCAGTCGGCCCCGTCCGCCAAGGCCGGGTCCAACGGATCGCGTCGCGAGCAGGCCGAGGCCCCGGCCGCCCCGGTCGTGGCCGCAGCGCCGGCCGTGGAGGCGCCGGCCGCGCAGGACTCCCGCAGCAACGGGCACGGCGAGCTGTCGCTGCCGCTGGACCTGCCGGAGCGCGAGCGCCCGGCCCGCCGGCGCAGCACGCGGGCCGGCGGCGCCGCCGAGCCGGCCCCGATCAACATCCCGGCCATCGAGCTGCCGCCGCCGCCCCCGCCGGGTGGCAGCGCCGCCCAGCACGACCGCAACGACCGCGGATCCGCCGACGGCGACCGGTCCGAGCAGGGCTCGTCCGACGACGGCCGGCAGCAGGACGGCGACGGCCGTGGCAGCCGCCGCAACCGGCGCGGCCGCCGCGACCGCGGTGACCGTGACGTGCGGGCCGAGGGGCCGGACGGCGGCGACAGCCCGTCCGGCGACCAGGGTCGGGACCAGAACCGTCAGGGCCGTGACCAAGGTGGTCAGGGTGGCCAGAACCGAGACGGCAATCGGGACCAGAACCGGGACCAGAACCGTGACCAGGGCGGCAACCGCGACCAGAACCGGGATCGCGGGCAGAACAGCAACCGGGACGACCTGGACGAGGAGGGCGGCCGCCGCGGCCGTCGCTACCGCGACCGCAACCGTCGCGGTCGGGACCGCTTCTCGGACACCCCGGACACCGAGATCCGCGACGACGACGTGCTGGTGCCGGTCGCCGGCATCGTCGACGTGCTCGACTCGTACGCGTTCATCCGGACCTCGGGCTACCTGTCCGGTCCGAACGACGTCTACGTGTCGCTGTCCCAGGTGCGCAAGAACGGTCTGCGTCGTGGCGACGCGGTGACCGGCGCCGTGCGTGCCCCCCGCGAGGGCGAGGCGCAGCGGCAGAAGTTCAACGCGCTGGTCCGGCTGGACACCGTCAACGGGCTCGACCCGGAAGCGGCCCGGCACCGTCCGGAGTTCACCAAGCTGACCCCGCTCTACCCGAACGAGCGGCTCCGCCTGGAGACCGAGGCGCACATCCTCACCACCCGGGTCATCGACCTGGTCATGCCGGTCGGCAAGGGCCAGCGCGCGCTGATCGTCTCCCCGCCGAAGGCCGGCAAGACCTCGGTCCTGCAGTCCATCGCGAACGCGATCACCACCAACAACCCGGAGTGCCACCTGATGGTGGTGCTGGTGGACGAGCGGCCGGAAGAGGTCACCGACATGCAGCGGTCGGTGAAGGGTGAGGTCATCGCCTCCACCTTCGACCGCCCGCCGGCCGATCACACGATGGTCGCCGAGCTGTCCATCGAGCGGGCCAAGCGCCTGGTCGAGATGGGCAAGGACGTGGTGGTGCTGCTCGACTCGATCACCCGCCTCGGCCGCGCCTACAACTTGGCGGCCCCGGCCTCCGGCCGGATCCTGTCCGGTGGTGTCGACTCGACCGCGCTGTTCCCGCCGAAGCGGTTCCTCGGTGCGGCCCGGAACATCGAGAACGGCGGCTCCCTCACCATCTTCGCCTCGGCGCTGGTGGAGACCGGGTCCGCCGGCGACACGGTGATCTTCGAGGAGTTCAAGGGCACCGGCAACGCCGAGCTCAAGCTGGACCGCAAGCTCGCGGACAAGCGGATTTTCCCGGCGATCGACGTGGACCAGAGCTCCACCCGCAAGGAGGACCTGTTGCTGTCCCCGGACGAGCTGGCCATCGTGGTCAAGCTGCGCCGGGTGCTGGCCGCACTGGACACCCAGCAGGCCCTCGAGCTGGTGCTCGACCGGCTGCGCAAGTCGCGCAGCAACGTCGAGTTCCTCATGCAGATCGCCAAGAACACCCCGGGCGGCGCCGACCACTGA
- a CDS encoding PPOX class F420-dependent oxidoreductase, producing MAPRSSAASGTGALDVLGRTRYALLTTFRKDGTPVATPVWIVRRGDELLVWTNPEAGKVKRIRRNPAVTLVPCGMHGEPLSGTAVTGRAEMVPGGPAVIDGIFDLLIDKYGWQGRITRIPDRLGRLIGREPQPAAAMSIVLDPVG from the coding sequence ATGGCTCCCCGCAGCTCCGCAGCGTCAGGCACCGGCGCACTCGACGTGCTCGGCCGTACCCGCTACGCGCTGCTGACCACGTTCCGGAAGGACGGCACCCCGGTGGCGACGCCGGTGTGGATCGTGCGCCGCGGCGACGAGCTGCTGGTCTGGACGAACCCGGAAGCCGGGAAGGTCAAGCGGATCCGGCGGAATCCGGCCGTCACGCTCGTGCCGTGCGGGATGCACGGCGAACCGCTGTCCGGCACCGCGGTGACCGGCCGCGCCGAGATGGTGCCCGGTGGACCGGCGGTGATCGACGGGATCTTCGACCTGCTGATCGACAAGTACGGCTGGCAGGGCCGGATCACCCGGATCCCGGACCGGCTCGGCCGGCTGATCGGCCGCGAACCGCAGCCGGCAGCGGCGATGTCGATCGTCCTGGACCCCGTCGGCTGA
- the rpmE gene encoding 50S ribosomal protein L31, with amino-acid sequence MKTGIHPEYVTTEVTCGCGNTFETRSTETSGKITVEVCSNCHPFYTGKQKIVDSGGRVARFEARYGKRTR; translated from the coding sequence ATGAAGACGGGCATCCATCCCGAGTACGTCACGACCGAGGTGACCTGCGGCTGCGGGAACACCTTCGAGACCCGGAGCACCGAGACCTCCGGCAAGATCACGGTCGAGGTCTGCTCCAACTGCCACCCGTTCTACACGGGCAAGCAGAAGATCGTCGACAGCGGCGGCCGCGTGGCCCGCTTCGAGGCGCGCTACGGCAAGCGCACCCGCTAG
- the prfA gene encoding peptide chain release factor 1, translating to MSTPAPPSVPSGGLDALLAEYRQLQEALADPAVHGDQAAARRLGRRYAALTPIASTAQALDAVRDDLGAARELAGEDAAFAEEAETLAARADELESQLAELLLPRDPDDAKDVLVEIKAGEGGEESALFAGDLLRMYLRYAERHGWKAEVLSAQDSDLGGYKDVTVAVKAPGSPAPADGVWARLKFEGGVHRVQRVPVTESQGRIHTSAAGVFVAPEAEDVDVTIDPNDLRIDVFRSSGPGGQSVNTTDSAVRITHLPTGIVASCQNEKSQLQNKEQAMRILRARLLSAARDAADAAAADARRSQVRTVDRSERVRTYNFPENRIADHRVGYKAYNLDAVLDGDLDGVLGALEEADRNQRLAGGAV from the coding sequence ATGAGCACGCCCGCACCGCCTTCGGTCCCGTCCGGTGGACTCGACGCCCTGCTCGCCGAGTACCGGCAGCTGCAGGAGGCACTCGCCGACCCGGCGGTGCACGGTGACCAGGCCGCGGCCCGCCGTCTGGGCCGGCGCTACGCCGCGCTCACCCCGATCGCCAGCACCGCACAGGCACTGGACGCGGTGCGGGACGACCTCGGCGCCGCGCGCGAGCTCGCCGGGGAGGATGCCGCCTTCGCCGAGGAGGCGGAGACGCTGGCCGCCCGGGCGGACGAGCTCGAGTCGCAGCTGGCCGAGCTGTTGCTGCCGCGGGATCCGGACGACGCCAAGGACGTGTTGGTCGAGATCAAGGCGGGGGAGGGCGGCGAGGAATCGGCGCTGTTCGCCGGCGACCTGCTGCGCATGTACCTGCGCTACGCGGAACGCCACGGGTGGAAGGCCGAGGTGCTGTCCGCGCAGGACTCCGACCTCGGCGGCTACAAGGACGTCACCGTCGCGGTGAAGGCGCCCGGGTCTCCGGCACCGGCCGACGGCGTGTGGGCCCGGCTCAAGTTCGAGGGCGGCGTGCACCGCGTGCAGCGGGTGCCGGTCACCGAGTCGCAGGGCCGCATCCACACCTCCGCGGCCGGCGTGTTCGTCGCCCCGGAGGCGGAGGACGTGGACGTCACCATCGACCCGAACGACCTGCGGATCGACGTGTTCCGGTCCTCCGGTCCCGGCGGGCAGTCGGTGAACACCACCGACTCCGCGGTGCGGATCACCCACCTGCCGACCGGCATCGTCGCGTCCTGCCAGAACGAGAAGTCGCAGCTGCAGAACAAGGAGCAGGCGATGCGGATCCTGCGCGCGCGGTTGCTGTCCGCGGCCCGGGACGCCGCCGACGCCGCGGCCGCGGACGCCCGCCGGTCGCAGGTGCGGACCGTCGACCGGTCCGAGCGGGTGCGCACCTACAACTTCCCGGAGAACCGGATCGCCGACCACCGGGTCGGCTACAAGGCCTACAACCTGGACGCGGTGCTGGACGGTGACCTGGACGGGGTGCTCGGCGCCCTGGAGGAAGCCGACCGGAACCAGCGGCTGGCGGGAGGAGCGGTATGA